CGCCCACGCAGGACGCGCCGAGGTCGTGTCCGATGCGCTCTATCACGTCGGCCAGCTCCAGCCGGTTGAGCCAGTCCCGCGGCAGTGCGGCGGTGCCGTGCCTGGCGCCCAGGATGGCCCCGGTGATGGCCGCCGTGGTGTCGCTGTGTCCCGAGTGGTTGGCGGCCAGCCACAGCGCGTCGCGGAACTGTTCGCGCTTGGGCAGGGCCAGCGCGCAGTAGGCCCCGATGGCCAACGCCTCCGGGCCGACCCAACCCTGCCCCAGCCGCTGGACGTACGCCGTGCGCACGTCGATGCGGGCGAGGGTCGCCGCGTCGGCCAGTCCCGTGGCCGTTTCGCCGTCCTCCCGCAGCACTCTGCCCGCCGCCTGGTCCACCGCCTGCGGAATTCGCCTGCCCTGCACCGCGAGCAGGTGGATCAGCGCGGCCATGGCTCCCGCCGCCGCCCACCCTCCGGGGGCGCCGTGGGTCAGCGCGCCGAACTGGCAGCCCAGCGTGTAGGACATCTCGACGGTGGGAGCGAAGCCGGCTCCGGCCGCGCGGTCCACCGCGCCACACCCCTTGGAACTGTTGATCGGCTCCTCGGGAGTTCCCAGCAGGTCCTCCTGCAGCGCGCGCAGGCTGGTCAGCCCGGGGGAGCGGTTCACGTAGAGCTCCGGCTCGGCCAACAGGCCCGTCGCTCCGTAGTGCGGTTTGTCCTCCTGCTGCGTCAGCAGCCACCGCCGATAGGCGGCGCCCGTGGCTTCCACCGGGCGCCACCGGCCGCCGTGATTGCCGGTCGCCCAGGCGTGCAGGTATCCCTCGCCGGTGAACAGCAGCATCTGCGCGGCGTCGCCGAGTAGCGCCTGCGGCGGTGGTTCGGTTACTCCGTCCGGGCCGTAGCGCGCACGGATGTCACCGTGCTCCTCGAACTCGACCGGAACTCCGAGGGAGTCGCCCAGCGCCGCACCGAGCAAGCACCCCACGGCACGATCCACCACCGTGGACGACGTCGACACCCGGGATACCTCCACAGTGGTCTTGCTCGCGTTCTGGTCCTCACCCGACTCTACTGGCCCGCCACAGCCACTTGGCAGCGATCTGTGCAATTGCACGGCGGAGTTTGCTCACAGATTGTGACATTCGTCGAAGAATAAAAGTTGATCTTAGTCTGTTGGGGTGAAGCCAGGTGAATCCGAACACGTTTGTCGGTTTTAGTGGTTAACGTGGATCGGTTTCGGGACGTTTGTGCGTAGGGCGGCACCCTGCGGCCGCTGTCACGGAACCGGGAAAGATGTACGCGAACGTGGGATCGAGCTTCGGGGGGATATGCCACCGCACGACAACCTGGCCGAGCACCCGAAGAGCGGCTACGAGTTCGGACTGCTCGGGCCGCTCGAAGTGCGTCACGGCGGGCGACTGCAGCCGTTGGGCAACTCGGCGATGCGCAGTGCGTTGGCCTGCTTGCTGCTCGAACCGAACCAGGTCGTGTCGATGGACAGATTGATCGACACTCTTTGGGGGGAGCAACCACCGCCCACGGCGCGGACCATCATCCACGGCTACGTGTCGCGTATCCGCAAGCTGTTCACCCCCGAAGAGGGGACAGCGGATCCGGAGAATCCCGCGCTGGTCACCCGTGCCCCCGGCTACCTGCTCCAGGTGGACAGCGACCGGATCGACGCGCACCGGGCCCGAGCCCTGGTCAACCAAGCCGGAAACCTCGAACCCCGGGAACGTTCCCGGACGTTGGCCCGCGCGTTGACGCTGTGGCGTGGTCCGGTGCTCTCCGATATCTCCTCCGAGCGACTGCACCGCATGGTCGCCCCCAACCTGGACGAGCTGCGCATGGTGGCGCTGGAGGAGCGAATCGAGGCCGACCTCGAACTGGGCGAACACCACGGTGTCGTGGTCGAGCTGTCCGAACTGGTCGAGCAGTACCCGCTCCGCGAGCGGCTCACCGGCCAGTTGATGCTCGCC
This portion of the Actinopolyspora lacussalsi genome encodes:
- a CDS encoding ADP-ribosylglycohydrolase (product_source=COG1397; cath_funfam=1.10.4080.10; cog=COG1397; pfam=PF03747; superfamily=101478); protein product: MSTSSTVVDRAVGCLLGAALGDSLGVPVEFEEHGDIRARYGPDGVTEPPPQALLGDAAQMLLFTGEGYLHAWATGNHGGRWRPVEATGAAYRRWLLTQQEDKPHYGATGLLAEPELYVNRSPGLTSLRALQEDLLGTPEEPINSSKGCGAVDRAAGAGFAPTVEMSYTLGCQFGALTHGAPGGWAAAGAMAALIHLLAVQGRRIPQAVDQAAGRVLREDGETATGLADAATLARIDVRTAYVQRLGQGWVGPEALAIGAYCALALPKREQFRDALWLAANHSGHSDTTAAITGAILGARHGTAALPRDWLNRLELADVIERIGHDLGASCVGEKFNDRRYLTLG